The genomic window ATATTTTTCTCACTAATACCTTCTTCACAAAAAACTCTGGAAACTTTTTAACCACAAAAGCTTCCCCTCTTTTAAGCCTTTTTATTTCATCGGGATGAACAATAAAGCTTTTCTCTTCCTTTACCGTTCCCATTCCAGTAGGTGAAATTTCATTTACCTGCATCGTAACCGTTATATCATCTTTTGTTCCTATAAGTGAGGATAAAAGTTCAGCTGAGACCGGTACATCCTGCCTGTGTATGATTTTAACATTTGTGTTACCCAGTATTTGCTCCATTAATTCTGTTTTACCCTCTATTCTTAAATCTGCAAGCTCCTGTGTGGATAGTATAACATGAAATCCTGCTGCCCGAGATTTATTAATAAAATCCGTAACTTGAGGTCCTGCAAATACTCCAAACTCATCAAAAATGGTAAATATCTTTTTACTGCTTCCAAACATTCTTGCTGCTGTTGTCTTTAAATCAATTACTATCAGCCTTCCTAGAAGTCTCGAATATTCTGAAAATCTTAAAGCGTCTAAACTAAAAAATACCACTGCATTTTCTTCTATGCATTTTATAAGGTCAATTGTGCCTTCATCTTCTGTATCAGAAAGCAGTTCTCCTATCTCACTTTCTGAAAACACTGCAAGTCTATTCACAAGGCCAGTAATATCCTTTCTCGCACTGTCGATCATATCATAAAAAACCTCGTATTCATTTTTATCCATTTTGTCTTCCCGAACTAGTTTCTTTGCTTCTTCCAATAAAGCATTATAGTTTAATTTTTTAGAAATATTAACCAAATCTACTCTGTTATTTGTCTTCTGCAAAATCTTTATTGCTGACTGCAAGTATCTTTCACTTAAGAATTTGTAATGGGGCTCCGTCCAATCAGATAAACTGATGAGCTTATCTTTTAATTCCGTAAAGTTTCCAACCCTTAAAGGATTATAATGCATAATCCCTTCTTGTGTCACCATGGAAAAAAGATAAAACTTCCGATTATATTTTTCTGCCATATTTTTTACTTTCTCCGCAAAACCTATTTCACCTTTTCCGTCAACTATAATCACAGGTATTCCTCTTATTACAGCACTTTCAATAAAATTCATAAGAGTAGTAGTTTTCCCTGCCCCCGTAGCCCCCAACACTAAACAGTGCCCATTAAGCTCTTCGTCTGTAATTTTTACTGTGTTACCGTCCTCATCAATACCTATAAGAGTTCCGTCATCCTGCTGTGACAGCTTCTCCAGCTTTTTTACAAGCTTTTCATTAAAATTTCTCTCTTTATCCTTCCCTATTTCTCTTCTTTTCTTTACCCACTCAGGCTGTGCCGCACTGTACAGCTCTATCATTAGTGAAAGAATAAATCCAACAGGAATGCTAACTTTTACTAAGATTTTCCAATCTAAATTATGCGGTATCTTGTTATTAAAAAGCAATTTATAAGCCCCAAGTATTAGCTTAAAATAATTCACTATCAACATATTAAAATCCTTTACAGTAAAAATTATAAGTATTACTGCCACTGCAGCTGCAGCATAAACTATCCATTTCTTATTTTTTAACTTATCAGCGGCAGCATATATAATCAATCCAAAAACAATTCCAGGTAAAAACATCAAAACCCCCACAAGACCAATAACTAATATTACTATTTTATCTGTTTGCGTAAGCTCTCTGCTGTTCATCCTTAAGCACCTCGCTTAAATAAAAAATCTTAACATAATCCATTTCTCTGGCTGCTTTTTCCACTTCATCATAGACTGCCTTGCTGGAGACAAAATACCACACCTCATCATAATCAATGCTCTTTTTGTAGTAGCTCATCTTTTTCTTTAGATTCCTCTCTGACTTCTTTGTGAGCTCTACTTCAACAGCTATTTTCTTCCCATCTTTTATTAAAACTCCATCCGGTATCATATATATTTTGCTGTCCTGCCTTAATTCTCTCATAGCAATCCATTCTCCCTGCTGCTCTAATTCAATGCTCAAATCTACCACCTTTAAGTCATGCTCATAATTAGCCAAATTCACATAATGTTTGGGAGCCCATAAATTTGAGCCTGAAATTTCAGCTCCCTTTTTGGTACACATATAAACCCCAGGCTTATTTCTGAAGATCCTCAAGGAGTATAAATACCCGTCTACACAAAGCTTTCTAAGCCTCCTGTATGATGCCTTTACACCTATTTTAAATTTTTTGGAGACTTGGTTAACCGTCACATACCTCATTCTGTTTATCCAGTACAAAATCTTTAAATCTCTTTCAGTAAGCTGCACAAAACCACCTCCTGAAGAATTAGCAAACTTGCGCCCACCCCTACCGAAATTAAAAGCCGCGCCGAACCCTTGAGAAGCGAGACCCCGCTCTCTATACGAAGCGTTAGCGGAGTATGATGAGAGAGCGGGGTCTCGCTTCGAAACCCGAGCAAAGCGAGGGCAAGGCGGAAGCCTCGGGGTGAGGCGCGGCAAGAGAAAAAGGGTAGGGGTGGGCGCTGGGATATGTAGAATAAGGTGTAGAATTCATTTCTACCGTGCTTTCTACAGGTTGTTCTACAAGGAAAGTAATAAAAAATGGGTCCAAAAAAACTGAACCCTTCACCTCAAACTATAGAGATAATATATCTATTACGCTCTCTATAAGTAATTTTTCTGTTTCGTTAGTTTTCTGACTTTTTTCATCATTTGACAGACTGACTGATGGACTGACTGACAAATTCTCTGATTTTGTGTCTATCTTTTCTAATATACAGTCTAACTTTTTATCAATATCATCGAGTCTATCCTTATATCCGGCATAGAAGCGCACAGCATTTCTGATAAAATCAGATCGTTCGGAAGCACCAAGATTAGAAAGAATTTCTTCAATATCTTTGTCGCTCTCTCTTATTCTAAAACTGTACTTTTTCCCTTTCATTGTATCACCTCAGAATCTGTCTGACATAGTCAACCCCTTATCATATCTACATTTCCCCTCTTTAAATCAGTAATTTTGTCCGACATGTTTTGTCTGACACTTCAAAGCATTGATTTTTAAGCATTTGCAGAAGCAAA from Thermoanaerobacter uzonensis DSM 18761 includes these protein-coding regions:
- a CDS encoding replication-relaxation family protein; the encoded protein is MQLTERDLKILYWINRMRYVTVNQVSKKFKIGVKASYRRLRKLCVDGYLYSLRIFRNKPGVYMCTKKGAEISGSNLWAPKHYVNLANYEHDLKVVDLSIELEQQGEWIAMRELRQDSKIYMIPDGVLIKDGKKIAVEVELTKKSERNLKKKMSYYKKSIDYDEVWYFVSSKAVYDEVEKAAREMDYVKIFYLSEVLKDEQQRAYANR
- a CDS encoding type IV secretory system conjugative DNA transfer family protein, encoding MNSRELTQTDKIVILVIGLVGVLMFLPGIVFGLIIYAAADKLKNKKWIVYAAAAVAVILIIFTVKDFNMLIVNYFKLILGAYKLLFNNKIPHNLDWKILVKVSIPVGFILSLMIELYSAAQPEWVKKRREIGKDKERNFNEKLVKKLEKLSQQDDGTLIGIDEDGNTVKITDEELNGHCLVLGATGAGKTTTLMNFIESAVIRGIPVIIVDGKGEIGFAEKVKNMAEKYNRKFYLFSMVTQEGIMHYNPLRVGNFTELKDKLISLSDWTEPHYKFLSERYLQSAIKILQKTNNRVDLVNISKKLNYNALLEEAKKLVREDKMDKNEYEVFYDMIDSARKDITGLVNRLAVFSESEIGELLSDTEDEGTIDLIKCIEENAVVFFSLDALRFSEYSRLLGRLIVIDLKTTAARMFGSSKKIFTIFDEFGVFAGPQVTDFINKSRAAGFHVILSTQELADLRIEGKTELMEQILGNTNVKIIHRQDVPVSAELLSSLIGTKDDITVTMQVNEISPTGMGTVKEEKSFIVHPDEIKRLKRGEAFVVKKFPEFFVKKVLVRKI